From the genome of Eublepharis macularius isolate TG4126 chromosome 12, MPM_Emac_v1.0, whole genome shotgun sequence, one region includes:
- the RPL27 gene encoding 60S ribosomal protein L27 — MGKFMKPGKVVLVLAGRYSGRKAVIVKNIDDGTSDRPYSHALVAGIDRYPRKVTGSMGKKKIAKRSKIKSFVKVYNYNHLMPTRYSVDIPLDKTVVNKDVFRDPALKRKARREAKVKFEERYKTGKNKWFFQKLRF, encoded by the exons ATGGGCAAGTTTATGAAACCCGGGAAGGTGGTCCTTGTCCTGGCCGGGCGTTATTCAGGTCGGAAAGCCGTTATCGTCAAG AACATTGATGATGGCACATCAGACCGGCCATACAGCCATGCTCTGGTGGCAGGAATTGACCGCTACCCACGCAAAGTGACAGGCAGTATGGGCAAGAAGAAAATTGCCAAACGGTCCAAGATCAAGTCCTTTGTGAAAGTTTATAATTACAACCACTTGATGCCCACAAG GTATTCTGTTGATATTCCCTTGGACAAAACTGTTGTCAACAAGGATGTATTTAGGGACCCTGCGCTGAAGCGCAAGGCACGACGAGAGGCTAAAGTGAAATTTGAAGAAAG ATACAAGACAGGCAAGAACAAGTGGTTTTTCCAGAAGCTCAGATTCTAG
- the IFI35 gene encoding interferon-induced 35 kDa protein: protein MDLDEEPDASAGEPWVMMPEHILWEIEKYQENCNALEADGLSLEKGRQESEQEASRLRAEVELLHERLQQLKTEAQAVAFQEELQLAMEERSQLLQQKTALESELEQLQRLQVEQEEQCKVPPTPPERFLVFKGRTEKDVDESLLDTLSVKPWICYPLPGGTALVTFESAEVAQKIIAARNHRVQLDECSSMQVKAEPVELLMPSSLEVVLERSPRQVLLSGLRFPSLTEEQLLDKLALFFSKRQIQGGEVEDIQRLSGPGHVALTFLDDGVAERLIQKGQFQVSLGKETSKVKVSPYLDGKISDLQLCPSVCPRTVLLSGIPGVLDKELMSEVLEIHFQKPSKGGGEVEAIAYVPPGQCAIAVFEREENGVTGLSSTGPAGHSDTPEKDNLE, encoded by the exons ATGGATCTCGATGAG GAGCCTGACGCATCAGCAGGTGAGCCTTGGGTGATGATGCCAGAACACATCTTGTGGGAAATTGAGAAATATCAG gaGAACTGTAACGCTTTGGAGGCTGATGGACTGTCCCTGGAAAAGGGCAGGCAGGAAAGTGAGCAGGAGGCATCCAGGCTGCGGGCAGAGGTTGAATTGCTCCATGAACGGCTCCAGCAACTTAAGACGGAGGCCCAGGCTGTGGCTTTCCAG GAAGAGCTTCAGTTGGCGATGGAAGAGAGAAGCCAGTTGCTTCAACAGAAAACAGCCTTGGAGAGTGAACTGGAGCAGCTGCAGAGACTGCAGGTCGAGCAGGAAGAACAATGCAAG GTGCCGCCAACCCCTCCTGAGAGGTTTCTGGTGTTTAAAGGCCGCACAGAAAAGGACGTGGACGAATCTCTGCTCGACACGCTGTCTGTCAAACCCTGGATCTGCTATCCCTTGCCTGGTGGGACAGCGCTGGTCACTTTTGAAAGTGCAGAGG TTGCTCAGAAGATCATCGCTGCACGGAACCATCGGGTTCAACTGGACGAGTGCAGCTCCATGCAGGTGAAGGCAGAACCGGTGGAACTGCTGATGCCATCCTCCCTGGAG gtTGTCTTGGAACGAAGCCCCCGGCAAGTCCTGCTGTCCGGACTGCGCTTCCCATCCCTGACTGAGGAGCAGCTTCTGGACAAACTGGCGCTGTTCTTCAGCAAGCGTCAGATTCAGGGTGGGGAAGTAGAGGACATACAGCGGCTGAGCGGCCCTGGCCATGTAGCACTTACGTTTCTGGATGATGGAG TTGCTGAGCGGCTTATCCAGAAAGGCCAGTTCCAAGTATCCCTTGGGAAGGAGACAAGCAAAGTCAAGGTGTCACCCTACTTAGATGGAAAAATATCAGATCTGCAG CTCTGTCCTTCAGTCTGTCCTCGGACCGTCCTGCTGTCAGGGATTCCTGGTGTCTTGGATAAGGAACTGATGTCTGAAGTTCTGGAGATCCATTTCCAAAAGCCCAgcaagggtgggggagaggtaGAAGCCATTGCCTATGTCCCACCTGGCCAGTGTGCAATCGCTGTCTTCGAAAGGGAAGAGAATGGAGTGACTGGCCTTTCTAGCACCGGGCCTGCTGGTCACTCAGATACACCTGAGAAGGACAATCTAGAATAA